A single window of Haliotis asinina isolate JCU_RB_2024 chromosome 5, JCU_Hal_asi_v2, whole genome shotgun sequence DNA harbors:
- the LOC137283540 gene encoding 2-oxoglutarate and iron-dependent oxygenase domain-containing protein 3-like, whose product MAERTVRKRSHAKSKPQESKRAEADNSKSSQGPSTGVILIIITLTVGLCCYYFLLATPDTVFVRVSDHVQRAVYDVPCSKDYSQEEFLECKPKRCGRVVMDDLVRREDAEYLLRVAEKGLSLAGSSGGASILDLHTGALSKDNAFIDIYRLLKAENIDLLTEKDFKIYKKVKDQIHGAIATEFGVPPGKLYLTKPTFFSRMNMTTPKTIHDEYWHAHVDKETYGSFHYTSLLYLATYKQDFDGGRFVFVDSDANRTVEPKLGRVSFFTSGSENVHFVERLKDGVRYAITVSFTCDPSKAISDPVSR is encoded by the exons ATGGCAGAGAGAACCGTGCGAAAACGTTCACATGCAAAGAGCAAACCACAAGAAAGCAAACG AGCAGAAGCTGATAACAGTAAGTCATCGCAAGGCCCATCAACTGGagtcatcctcatcatcatcaccctcaCTGTGGGACTGTGCTGTTATTACTTCCTGTTGGCAACCCCAGACACAGTGTTTGTCCGAGTATCAGATCATGTCCAGCGGGCAGTATATGATGTTCCATGCTCAAAAGATTATTCACAAGAAGAATTTCTAG AGTGCAAGCCAAAGAGGTGTGGCAGAGTGGTGATGGATGACCTAGTCAGGAGGGAAGATGCTGAATACTTGCTGAG GGTTGCTGAGAAGGGCCTCTCACTGGCTGGATCAAGTGGTGGG GCTTCCATCTTGGATCTACACACTGGAGCTCTGTCGAAGGATAATGCATTCATAGATATATACAG attaCTTAAGGCAGAAAATATTGACTTGTTGACAGAAAAGGATTTTAAGATTTACAA GAAAGTCAAAGACCAGATCCATGGTGCCATTGCCACAGAGTTTGGTGTGCCGCCAGGGAAACTGTATCTCACAAAGCCAACATTCTTCTCTAGAATGAACATGACCACTCCAAAGACAATACACGATGAATACTGGCATGCTCATGTAGACAAG GAGACGTATGGCTCCTTCCACTACACCTCACTGCTGTATCTTGCCACCTACAAGCAGGACTTTGACGGCGGCAGGTTTGTGTTTGTGGACAGTGATGCCAACAGAACGGTGGAACCAAAACTAG GTCGTGTGTCTTTCTTCACCTCTGGTTCAGAGAATGTCCATTTTGTAGAGCGTTTGAAAGATGGGGTGCGGTATGCTATAACTGTGTCCTTTACGTGTGATCCGAGCAAAGCTATTTCCGATCCCGTGTCCAGGTAA